The uncultured Fusobacterium sp. DNA window TCATTTAAAACTTTTTTTACATATGGTGATACTATTGCATTAGCTGGAAAACCTGCTGAACTTATTATCTCAACTATATCTCCCTCTTTTGCATTTATATACATTTGTTTAAAGAAATCATCTACTTCACACTCTTCAGAAGCGATAAATCTACTTCCCATTTGTACTCCATCTGCTCCTAAACTTACCATTCTAGCTGCATCTTCTGGAGTTATTACTCCTCCAGCACCAAAAACAGGAATTGAAATATTTTTAGTTATCTCTTCTATTATGTCCCATGAATCTTTGTCAGTTCCTAAGTGTCCTCCAGCATTTCCACCTTCTACTACAATTGCATCTGCTCCTAATTTTTGAGAGATTTTAGCTAATTTTAAAGATGAAACTACTGGTATTACTTTTACTCCAGTTCCTTTTACTACTTCAAAAATATCTCTTGAGAACCCTGCTCCAAAAATAATAACATCTATTCCAGCCTCTATTGAAGCTTGAACTAAATCCATAAAGTTAGTTGTAGCATACATTATATTTACACCTAATGCTCCACCTTTATTAACTATCATTTTTTTAGCTTTTGCTATCTCTTCTTTTAATTCATCTATTGAAAGTGCTGTTCCTGCTATAACCCCTATTCCACCTTCATTTGCTACTGCTGCTGCAAGTTTAGCCATTGAAGCTCTTATAGCCATACCACCTTGTATTATTGGATTATCTATTTTTAAATCCCCTATTTTTAACATTTATATACCTCCACTAAAATAATTATCACAAATTATAACAT harbors:
- a CDS encoding nitronate monooxygenase family protein, which codes for MLKIGDLKIDNPIIQGGMAIRASMAKLAAAVANEGGIGVIAGTALSIDELKEEIAKAKKMIVNKGGALGVNIMYATTNFMDLVQASIEAGIDVIIFGAGFSRDIFEVVKGTGVKVIPVVSSLKLAKISQKLGADAIVVEGGNAGGHLGTDKDSWDIIEEITKNISIPVFGAGGVITPEDAARMVSLGADGVQMGSRFIASEECEVDDFFKQMYINAKEGDIVEIISSAGFPANAIVSPYVKKVLNEATEAPKKCVRCLKKCTFKFCVNERLVKAHDGNYEEGIFFAGRDAWKINEILSVKEIFDRFKKVFKE